The proteins below are encoded in one region of Geobacter sp.:
- a CDS encoding helix-turn-helix domain-containing protein yields MLAPTKKHPTESIRIIGSPEVISRLRKYALKVGAGIIESSDSIPAPDISPELDTNPAGVYLRGIRLREGLTQDALAELTGISRSNISAMEHGKRPIGKETAKKLATALSCDYRRFL; encoded by the coding sequence ATGTTGGCACCCACGAAAAAGCACCCTACTGAAAGTATTCGTATTATAGGATCTCCTGAAGTTATAAGCCGGTTGCGTAAATATGCACTCAAGGTCGGTGCCGGTATTATTGAGTCTTCCGATAGTATTCCTGCTCCCGATATTTCACCGGAGTTGGACACCAACCCTGCCGGGGTTTACCTTCGTGGTATCCGTTTGCGTGAAGGCCTCACTCAGGATGCACTGGCTGAATTGACTGGCATTTCTCGGTCAAACATTAGTGCCATGGAACACGGCAAACGGCCCATAGGCAAGGAAACCGCAAAGAAACTGGCAACTGCTTTGAGCTGTGATTATCGCCGCTTTCTTTAG
- a CDS encoding cytotoxic translational repressor of toxin-antitoxin stability system, with the protein MAWNVVYSRKAVKLREKIPERIKAVLNALIIDIRATGPVRGDWPNYSKLSGGLHHCHLKKGQPTYVAVWRVEDNEVHIVEIIYVGTHEKAPY; encoded by the coding sequence ATGGCATGGAATGTTGTTTACAGCCGAAAGGCGGTAAAGCTCCGTGAAAAAATCCCGGAGCGGATAAAGGCGGTGCTTAATGCTCTCATTATCGACATTCGCGCCACAGGTCCAGTACGTGGAGACTGGCCAAATTATTCCAAACTTTCCGGAGGATTACACCACTGCCACCTGAAAAAAGGCCAACCAACTTATGTAGCTGTTTGGCGTGTTGAAGACAACGAAGTACATATTGTGGAGATTATTTATGTTGGCACCCACGAAAAAGCACCCTACTGA
- a CDS encoding PIN domain-containing protein, giving the protein MKLLLDTNICIYIIKQQPVAVLKRFLEYQIGDIGISSVTLSELRYGVAKSAHREKNAKALDEFIIPLELVSYDEAAAHAYGDIRAILEKAGTPIGSMDMLIAAHAVSLGIPLVTNNTREFLQVPSLKVIDWTV; this is encoded by the coding sequence ATGAAACTGCTGCTCGACACCAATATCTGCATTTACATCATAAAACAGCAGCCGGTCGCCGTGCTTAAGCGTTTCCTGGAGTACCAGATCGGGGACATTGGCATTTCATCCGTAACGCTCTCGGAATTGCGCTACGGAGTTGCCAAGAGCGCCCATAGAGAGAAAAACGCCAAAGCCCTCGACGAATTCATCATCCCTCTGGAATTGGTTTCATATGATGAAGCAGCGGCTCATGCCTATGGAGATATTCGAGCAATCCTAGAAAAAGCCGGCACGCCAATCGGCTCCATGGATATGTTGATTGCCGCCCACGCCGTATCGCTGGGAATCCCCCTGGTTACCAATAACACCCGTGAATTTCTCCAGGTACCTTCTCTCAAAGTCATTGATTGGACGGTTTAG
- a CDS encoding AbrB/MazE/SpoVT family DNA-binding domain-containing protein, with protein sequence MKTAKIFQNGQSQAVRLPKEFRFEDSEVFIKKSGNVVQLIPRSDSWDSLFDSLKKFSRDFMSERIQPEPDKRESF encoded by the coding sequence ATGAAAACCGCAAAGATTTTTCAAAATGGACAAAGCCAGGCAGTAAGGCTGCCCAAAGAATTTCGCTTCGAAGACAGCGAAGTATTCATTAAGAAAAGCGGCAACGTCGTTCAATTGATCCCCCGGAGCGATTCGTGGGATTCCCTCTTCGACAGCCTCAAGAAATTCTCCCGCGATTTCATGTCCGAGCGCATACAACCTGAACCGGACAAGCGGGAGAGCTTCTGA
- a CDS encoding methyl-accepting chemotaxis protein yields the protein MGQGGTMHGTIKTRLYAMVGLIIVCFSLFIGLGMFITAKVKVNGPAYQEIVRGKDLIADILPPPEYIIESYLVTLQALGAKDADQIKGLQERLSQLRKDYDSRHEFWLRDLPEGNIKKLLLDDSYTPAVAFYDLAQKEFFPLLAAGNREQAHKVSEERLQPLYDAHRKAIDEIVTLTNAQNSQVEKQTAQALSRYQGGLLLAGFLLLGGILMAFMRVIRTILASLDMSIRTSSRFAEGDLSVDVAGTGAGCDRSLVDSLALLQTGLSDIVTTVKKTALLVKDGSNTQFRDVETISGHLEDVAGRTLSISAAAEEFSATSATIAGNCDQAAHNSGNASTAAAAGVGIVQEAVTSIRKISDRINDTATVIGKLGAKSDQIGNIIATIEDIADQTNLLALNAAIEAARAGEQGRGFAVVADEVRALAERTTKATREIGEMIRAIQQETALAVSSMEEGVYEVVQGSEAVERSGASLAEILRSVEQVAAQIAEIATAAGQESATAGEISASLQQIATVVAHAQTMGRETADISAQVNTLASELEQQVSRFRLYQGER from the coding sequence ATGGGTCAGGGAGGCACTATGCACGGAACGATCAAGACGAGGCTCTACGCAATGGTCGGGTTGATCATTGTCTGCTTTTCACTCTTCATCGGCCTGGGGATGTTCATCACCGCCAAGGTCAAGGTGAACGGCCCGGCCTATCAGGAGATCGTCCGGGGCAAGGACCTGATTGCCGATATCCTGCCGCCCCCCGAATACATCATCGAGTCGTATCTGGTGACCCTGCAGGCTCTGGGGGCAAAGGATGCGGACCAGATCAAGGGGCTGCAGGAGCGGCTTTCCCAGCTCCGCAAGGATTACGACAGCCGCCACGAATTCTGGCTTAGGGACCTGCCCGAAGGGAACATCAAAAAGCTGCTGCTCGATGATTCCTATACGCCGGCCGTTGCCTTCTATGACCTGGCGCAGAAGGAGTTCTTCCCCCTGCTTGCAGCAGGCAACCGCGAACAGGCCCACAAGGTGTCGGAAGAGAGGCTGCAGCCGCTCTACGATGCGCACCGCAAGGCTATCGACGAAATCGTCACGCTGACCAATGCACAGAACAGCCAGGTCGAAAAGCAGACGGCGCAGGCGCTCTCCCGCTATCAGGGAGGGCTGCTGCTGGCCGGCTTCCTGCTGCTCGGCGGCATCCTCATGGCCTTCATGCGGGTCATTCGCACCATTCTGGCCTCGCTCGACATGAGCATCCGGACCTCGTCACGGTTTGCCGAAGGTGACCTGTCGGTTGACGTTGCCGGAACCGGTGCCGGCTGCGACCGGTCGCTGGTCGACAGTCTCGCGCTGTTGCAGACCGGTCTTTCCGACATCGTCACCACGGTCAAGAAGACGGCGCTGCTGGTGAAAGACGGCTCGAACACCCAGTTCAGGGACGTGGAAACCATCTCCGGCCACCTCGAGGACGTTGCCGGCCGCACCCTCTCCATCTCGGCAGCAGCTGAGGAATTTTCCGCCACTTCGGCGACGATCGCGGGCAATTGTGACCAGGCCGCGCACAACTCCGGAAATGCGTCGACGGCGGCGGCCGCCGGGGTCGGGATCGTCCAGGAGGCGGTGACCAGCATCCGCAAGATCAGCGACCGGATCAACGATACCGCCACGGTTATAGGAAAGCTGGGGGCCAAATCGGACCAGATCGGCAACATCATTGCCACCATCGAGGATATTGCCGATCAGACCAACCTTTTGGCGCTCAATGCGGCAATTGAAGCGGCCAGGGCAGGGGAGCAGGGGCGGGGGTTTGCCGTGGTTGCCGACGAGGTGCGGGCGCTGGCCGAACGGACCACCAAGGCCACCCGAGAGATCGGCGAGATGATCCGGGCGATCCAGCAGGAGACGGCGCTGGCGGTTTCTTCCATGGAGGAGGGGGTGTACGAGGTAGTGCAGGGGAGTGAAGCAGTGGAGCGCTCGGGCGCCTCGCTGGCGGAGATCCTTCGGAGTGTGGAGCAGGTGGCTGCCCAGATCGCGGAGATTGCCACTGCTGCCGGTCAGGAGAGTGCCACTGCCGGCGAGATTTCCGCCAGCCTGCAGCAGATAGCCACGGTGGTGGCGCATGCACAAACCATGGGCCGGGAGACCGCCGATATCTCCGCCCAGGTCAATACCCTTGCCTCAGAGCTTGAACAGCAGGTCTCCCGGTTCAGGCTGTACCAGGGAGAGAGGTAG